One window of the Salvia splendens isolate huo1 chromosome 1, SspV2, whole genome shotgun sequence genome contains the following:
- the LOC121743705 gene encoding pentatricopeptide repeat-containing protein At5g24830-like — protein sequence MQSILVPAQGSYSLLRILNGSSQTFESFKDQISFYFSRFLRISSSLDLIESRSMRSDRNEKKEISDGGDEEPRGAVFNALDAMLKCSLDRLKTTRESICWGHSSGRSFVFESVSKSDISLIRALCLEGKLGAALRLWHTEVQQLRIPDVLTHNYLLNALCKNGDMERAVWLVNEMLVHGPRPSCATYNTLMSGYCLLNDVDRALDVFATMDNHGVRPNRVSCNILVHTLCQNGLLQDATKLLEIILDDNNDGGSSNLITSTILMGGHIKSGSIVEAITCWNDIFERGIEVDVVAYNVIIHGYCLRGDLTIVYNSLGKMYKSGLVPDIFSYNTVISELCKSGWIDEACYVFGVMSRMGIPPDHITYKMIIQGLCINGDVSRVTYYISHMLQNLLVPKPLIWNVIINAYGKRGQVQEALFLKNKMIELGVLPNVYTYNALIYTQIKDGSIDKAYHLMTEMLFNGISPDVVTYNLLIGAYCDLGNISYALQLHNEMVQRGCEPDIVTYTELLKCYCIRSKIREAEELLLKMLTTNLTIDHVPFIILMKKCFRMGELDKVYNLYRIWLRRRRNL from the exons ATGCAATCG ATTCTAGTTCCCGCTCAAGGATCCTATTCCCTCCTCCGAATCCTGAATGGAAGCTCTCAGACATTCGAATCGTTTAAGGACCagatttctttttatttttcgcGGTTCCTTCGTATTAGTTCCAGCTTAGACCTAATCGAATCCAG GAGCATGCGTAGCGATCGAAATGAGAAGAAGGAAATTTCAGACGGTGGAGATGAGGAGCCGAGGGGCGCCGTTTTCAACGCATTGGATGCAATGTTGAAGTGTAGTTTGGATCGGTTGAAAACTACAAG GGAAAGCATATGTTGGGGGCATTCAAGTGGGCGTAGTTTTGTCTTTGAATCAGTGTCCAAGAGTGATATAAGTTTGATTAGAGCTTTGTGCCTGGAAGGTAAGCTAGGAGCAGCTTTACGTCTTTGGCACACTGAGGTTCAACAGCTTAGAATTCCTGATGTCCTCACTCACAATTACCTTCTAAATGCACTTTGCAAAAACGGTGACATGGAGAGGGCAGTGTGGCTTGTTAATGAGATGTTAGTCCATGGCCCTCGCCCCAGTTGTGCTACCTACAACACTTTGATGAGTGGTTATTGTCTGTTAAATGATGTCGATAGAGCTCTAGATGTTTTTGCTACCATGGATAACCATGGGGTGAGGCCAAATAGGGTCTCATGCAATATTCTTGTGCACACCCTTTGCCAGAATGGCTTATTGCAGGATGCAACAAAGCTGCTTGAGATAATCTTGGATGACAATAATGATGGTGGAAGTTCAAATTTAATCACTTCAACCATACTTATGGGTGGTCATATCAAGAGTGGTAGCATTGTTGAAGCTATCACTTGTTGGAATGATATATTTGAAAGGGGTATAGAGGTCGATGTTGTTGCATATAATGTTATTATTCATGGATATTGTTTGAGAGGGGACTTAACCATTGTGTACAACTCTTTGGGAAAAATGTATAAAAGTGGTCTTGTTCCTGACATTTTTTCTTATAATACAGTCATCAGTGAGCTATGCAAGTCAGGCTGGATTGATGAGGCATGTTATGTGTTTGGTGTTATGTCAAGGATGGGAATTCCTCCTGACCACATCACATATAAAATGATCATCCAAGGTTTGTGTATTAATGGAGATGTGTCTAGAGTAACCTATTATATTTCACACATGCTGCAGAACTTGTTGGTGCCCAAGCCTCTCATTTGGAATGTCATTATCAATGCCTATGGAAAACGTGGACAAGTACAAGAGGCACTGTTCTTGAAAAAcaaaatgattgaacttggtgTACTGCCCAATGTTTATACATACAATGCTCTTATTTACACACAAATAAAAGATGGAAGTATTGACAAGGCTTATCATCTGATGACTGAGATGCTGTTTAATGGTATTTCCCCTGATGTAGTCACCTACAATTTGTTGATTGGTGCTTATTGTGATCTGGGAAACATTAGTTATGCACTCCAGCTGCACAATGAAATGGTGCAGAGAGGATGTGAACCAGATATAGTAACTTATACCGAATTACTTAAGTGCTACTGCATTAGAAGCAAAATCAGAGAGGCTGAAGAGTTACTTTTGAAGATGTTGACGACAAATTTGACAATTGATCATGTGCCATTTATAATACTCATGAAGAAATGCTTCAGGATGGGGGAGCTAGATAAAGTTTACAATCTTTATCGCATATGGTTACGAAGGAGAAGAAATCTGTAA